From the genome of Pseudoliparis swirei isolate HS2019 ecotype Mariana Trench chromosome 1, NWPU_hadal_v1, whole genome shotgun sequence:
ggcCCCTGCCcgctctgtcctctctcaggcccctgccccctctgtcctctctcaggcccctgccccctctgtcctctctcagccccctgccctctctgtcctctctcaggcccctgccccctctgtcctctctcaggcccctgccccctctgtcctctctcccgcccctctgtcctctctcaggcccctgcccctctgtcctctctcagcccctgcccctctgtcctctctcaggcccctgcccctctgtcctctctcagcccctgcccctctgtcctctctcagcccctgcccctctgtcctctctcagcccctgccctctgtcctctctcagcccctgcccctctgtcctctctcagcccctgcccctctgtcctctctcagcccctgcccctctgtcctctctcagccccctctgtcctctctcagccccctgccccctctgtcctctctcagccccctgccccctctgtcctctctcaggcccctgccccctctgtcctctctcaggcccccgcccctctgtcctctctcagcccctgccctctgtcctctctcagcccctgcccctctgtcctctctcagcccctgcccctctgtcctctctcagcccctgcccctctgtcctctctcaggcccctgccctctgtcctctcagccccctgcccctctgtcctctctcagccccctctgtcctctctcagccccctgccccctctgtcctctctcagccccctgccccctctgtcctctctcagcccctgccctctgtcctctctcaggcccctgccccctctgtcctctctcaggcccctgccccctctgtcctctctcaggcccctgccccctctgtcctctctcaggcccctgccccctctgtcctctctcagccccctctgtcctctgtcctctgcccccTGTCCTCTTCGCcgtgcttcctgcctcctgggccctctaaagccctctgaggggagtttgtgatttgtgattctgggctttATCAAATAAACTGCATTAAATCAAACAGTGACCAGTGGTGGCCGTCATGTGCGTTGACAGAGTGGGACAAGTCTTAGCGCTTTCATTGAGTTggaataaataagtaataaacACAACTTGACAATGCCCTCCTCCAGACACATTGTACCCATCATATGACTCTCCAGATACACGACACATGGTGCAGGTGCTAGAAGAAGAGCGTGATCTTACTGGATCCATGGTGAAACACGCTCGGCTCCAGTCCAGAGAAGCTcccagcctcctcagctggtGGTAGATCTCTTCTCCTGTCCTGGGAACACAGACACAGTGAAGCCAACATGCTGCGGCCCGATACTGGATGAAGAGGGTCAACAATCTTCACACTCACTCGTTCTTCCATTTCCACACCTCTCGTAGGAACTGCTTCCTGGTGAAGTCCCGTCTGCGCTTCCCTCCGTCCCGCAGCagtctcctctccaccaccgtCTGAGACACACGACTGATGAGAGGCACACATGGCCTTCACAACGAGAGCCTCCTGAGACGACGGCCATGAGGCGGCAGACCACACTACAATCAGTTAAACAGGAGCGACCAATACAGAATCATGAGGAGAACTCTCTGCTGGGGAGAACCTGGAGGTCTTTTATGTGAAGGTGAACGTCCAGTTTAGTTGACGTGCAATCAGGAGAACAACTCTCCATCCTCGGGTTCAGGAGTTCTCATGGAAGTGAACCTGCATCCTACAGTTCAGCCCAAACCCTTGGAAAGCTCACAAGCGACTGAAGAGGAGCACTTGGATGTGTCCATTGGGGTGATGTAAGCAAAGGATGGAGACGAGGCAACATGAGGCATGTTAGAGGTGAGCCACACCAACACGTGGTCATACCTGTGTTGCAATGCCTGCATGGTCACATCCAGGGACCCACAGGACTCGGTAGCCCTGCAtcctcctcctggtggaggAGAAACCCGTATTTGACTTTATCAAACAGATCAATCAACTGATAGCCGGCAGGCTGCAGATGTTACCATCGGACCAGAGCGTCCTCCACGGCCACAGTGAGGGCGTGGCCCAGGTGCAGAGAGCCAGTCACATTGGGCGGAGGGATGCACAGAGCGAAGGTCTGATCCACTCGGTGAGGCAGCCTCTCCTGGTGACATGACAGGCGTGAGCGACATGTCTGTGTTTCACTTCCTGCTACAAAGGAGTGCAACGCTTTCTGGAATGGAGGATTCATTAATGCTATGAAGGAAACGTTCAGAGAGCAACAACAGGTCAGTCACATGTTGCCTCGTGTTCCTACGGCGACTACCTGTAGACAAACACAGGGGAGGGAACAGTGGAGCCAGACAGCCAATGAGCTCAGGGTGGAAGTCAGTCACGATCACACATGAGGCCAGCAGtggcctcctcttcatcacacacagCCACCGTGTAAACCACAGCAGCACAACATCTCTCTGTCATGTGATCTCAGAGCGTTCAGTGGAGGCTCGAGGGAGGAGAGGCCTCACCTGTTGCTCTGGACCAAAGAACCCCTCCTTCTCCCACCACTGGTACCAGCTGGACTCCACATAGTCTGGACAGTAGGAGGCCGGCAGCAGCCCGCTGGTGTCTggggagaacacagagagacgagctgctacagagagcaacgccttgagagagagacgagctgctacagagagcaacgccttgagagagagacgagctgctacagagagcaacgccttgagagagacgagctgctacagagagcaacgccttgagagagacgagctgctacagagagcaacgccttgagagagacgagctgctacagagagcaacgccttgagagagagacgagctgctacagagagcaacGCCTTGAGAGAGAGCGCagctgctacagagagcaacgccttgagagagacgagctgctacagagagcaacgcctgagagagacgagctgctacagagagcaagaccttgagagagagagctgctacagagagaaacgccttgagagagacgagctgctacagagagcaacgccttgagagagagcgagctgctacagagagcaacaccttgagagagagagctgctacagagagcaacgccttgagagagacgagctgctacagagagcaacaccttgagagagaggctgctacagagagcaacGCCTTGAGAGAGGacgagctgctacagagagcaacgccttgagagagacgagctgctacagagagcaacaccttgagagagaggctgctacagagagcaacGCCTTGAGAGTGacgagctgctacagagagcaacaccttgagagagagacgagctgctacagagagcaacgccttgagagagacgagctgctacagagagcaacaccttgagagagacgagctgctacagagagcaacgccttgagagagacgagctgctacagagagcaacaccttgagagagacgagctgctacagagagcaacGCCTTGAGAGAGACAGGCTGCAACAGAGAGCAACACCTtgagagagacgagctgctacagagagcaacaccttgagagagacgagctgctaCGAGAGCAACACCTTGAGacgagctgctacagagagcaacaccttgagagagacgagctgctacagagagcaacgccttgagagagacgagctgctacagagagcaacaccttgagagagagacgagctgctacagagagcaacgccttgagagagacgagctgctacagagagcaacgccttgagagagacgagctgctacagagagcaacaccttgagagagacgagctgctacagagagcaacgccttgagagagacgagctgctacagagagcaacgccttgagagagacgagctgctacagagagcaacgccttgagagagagacgagctgctacagagagcaacgccttgagagagacgagctgctacagagagcaacgccttgagagagagacgagctgctacagagagcaacgccttgagagagagacgagctgctacagagagcaacgccttgagagagacgagctgctacagagagcaacgccttgagagagacgagctgctacagagagcaacgccttgagagagacgagctgctacagagagcaacgccttgagagagagacgagctgctacagagagcaacaccttgagagagacgagctgctacagagagcaacgccttgagagagacgagctgctacagagagcaacgccttgagagagacgagctgctacagagagcaacgccttgagagagacgagctgctacagagagcaacaccttgagagagacgagctgctacagagagcaacaccttgagagagagacgagctgctacagagagcaacaccttgagagagagacgagctgctacagagagcaacaccttgagagagacgagctgctacagagagcaacgccttgagagagagacgagctgctacagagagcaacaccttgagagagagacgagctgctacagagagcaacgccttgagagagacgagctgctacagagagcaacaccttgagagagacgagctgctacagagagcaacaCCTTGAGAGAGCAACGccttgagagagagacgagctgctacagagagcaacaccttgagagagacgagctgctacagagagcaacaccttgagagagacgagctgctacagagagcaacgccttgagagagacgagctgctacagagagcaacaccttgagagagacgagctgctacagagagcaacaccttgagagagagacgagctgctacagagagcaacgccttgagagagagacgagctgctacagagagcaacGCCTTGAGAGAGATGCTACACAGAGGTCGCTCACCTTTCTTGGCCCCTGCAGGTGTCTGAGCAGCGTACACGACCGGCTGCCTCTCACGCCACTTCACCGCCTCGCCGTCAGCAGCCTGCAAAGCAACAGCCAtgaacacacagaggacacagggggCGGCGCCACGGGGAGAGATGCAATCATCAAGCGTCTGTCTGCTGTGGACATGGAGGGAAACGAGGGGACAGACAGAATGACAGTAAAGCGTGAGGCTGAAGACAGACGAGCCTCGTGGTGCCGACTGACCCGACCCGTCAGGACCGGTCCACAGAACACcatctctctgctctcctccggTTCTGCTCTTTTCACAGCGACGCGTTACGCTGGGCAACCAACAGATGGCGCTGTGTTTGAAGCCCCTCATCACGACCCCTCACACCGGGGAGCCGGTACAAAGTGggccaccacagaagaagacgaACTCGAGTCACTCAAGCGAGAGAGTCATGCTGCAGTGGAAGAGTCTTCAACCTCTTGCTTTGGTTTACCAGAGAGGGGATCACTGGTGtgtggtccacacacacacacacacacacacacacacacacacacacacacacacacacacacacacacacacacacacacacacacacacacacacacacacacacacacacacacacacacacacacacacacacacacacacacacacatcatcatcatcatgttgaTCTCCTCCATGTCGTCATGGGGCTCCTGTGATGTGGGGATGAAGCTCCAGGACTGTTGCTGGGCTCCAGCGGACACAGgggtcagagggggggggggtctccaagGGGACGCCCCGTCTCACAGGGCCCTCCTCGGCCGGGGGccacaggggtcagggggggggtCTCCAAGGGGACGCCCCGTCTCACAGGACCCTCCTCGGCCGGGGGCCACAGGGGTCAGGGGACGCCACTGTCTCAGTGTCACTGAAGGCTACAGGAACATGGCAGCAtagctgtcatgtgacctctgaccttggcCTGGGCTCATGTAGCACACGTTGAGAACATATGATGACTCGGTTGGTTCCATCGGTCCATGTCGGTCCCTGCAGGTCTGACTTACCCGGCGCGGCCTCGACAGGATGGCCTCTTCCCGCTCTCGCCTCCGCCGCTGCTTCTCTGCCTGGGGCCGAGGTGTCGGCGGCGTCTTGCTGGAACAGAGCCTGGCTGCCGGCCTGGCTGCCGGCCTGGCTGCCGGCCTCCAGCTCGGGGCGCGTCCTGCCCTCCACATGCTGAGCGGCTCACTGCGGAGACACGAGCTGCTGCTTCCTGCGCTCTCAGGACTCGAGTGTTCCGCCGGGGGACGCGTCTATGTGTTGGTCATATGTACACATTGCATCACTTTGTAGAATAACTGTCATGTCATATCACTCTGATTGGAATAAGTTGATGTTTTGACGGACTGATTACATTTCACGGACAACCGGAAGTAATTGCGGTCCGTCTGTAAATGTCTTCCCCTCACACCGCTGCCGAGAAGACGAAGCATCCGGCCGACGTGTCAGAATAAAACCACCTTTGGGAACAACGTTAAGACGAAATGCACTGTTACTGGCGCACGCGCTCCTGTGTTGGATACGTGTTCTTCAGGAGCGCAGGGGTGTGACGTCACTGTGTAACGTTAACGCGACCCCGTGATTCACAGAGGGGACACGCGCTTTGACGTGAAAAGCGGTGACTTCCGGTTGAGCGAACCCGCTGTGCAGCTTGACCGACGCCTCGCGGTGCTCACGTCGACTCTTCCGTCGGTACCGTCAGTCCTTGTAGCGCGAGCTCTCGCACGACCCGCCGCGCCCTCCGGTCTCCGTGTTTGAAGCGAACGTCGCGAGCAGCTCAGGGATGGCGGAGGCTCCCGGCACGTCGAGCGAGACGGTAACGGAGACCGTTCTGAGCagcgcgccgccgccgcagcaGGTAAGTGTGGCCGGCGGCTCCCTGCAGAGGGGAGGCCTCGCCGGTAACGGCTGACTCCAGGTCAGTTCCGGGCCTCCTCCAGGCTCCTGGTCTGCGAGATGCGAGGGCCACTATCGAGCTCTGTGGACCAGGAGCCCGGCCCGGTGGGTCCGTGGACACTCATCTGAAGCCCGTGTGTTACAGGAGGGACGGAGCCTGACCATcaagctgaggaagaggaagactgaGAAGAAGGTGGAGTGGTCCAGTGACACCGTGGACAACGAGCACCTCGGGAGGAGGTCTTCAAAGTGTGAGTTCCTCCCGTGTTCCTCTGGCCCGCAGCACACTGGGGCTCTGACCCGCTCATGGGGAGAGGGGTCGTCATGGTAACCACAAGGCCCCCGGTT
Proteins encoded in this window:
- the ppp1r11 gene encoding E3 ubiquitin-protein ligase PPP1R11; this translates as MAEAPGTSSETVTETVLSSAPPPQQEGRSLTIKLRKRKTEKKVEWSSDTVDNEHLGRRSSKCCCIYEKPRQFGESSSESEGDDGDDEGCGSAHCVLGHSRGGHGPRGGGGTTGPHPH